A DNA window from Helianthus annuus cultivar XRQ/B chromosome 15, HanXRQr2.0-SUNRISE, whole genome shotgun sequence contains the following coding sequences:
- the LOC110913963 gene encoding uncharacterized protein LOC110913963, with the protein MPSHIRTYDGTEDPEDHLQIFTGAARIEKWSSAECCLMFMQTLVGSSRIWFNDLPGGSIQTFDDLGKCFLANFSQQRRYVKDATVIFQIKQRDDEILRDFIERYKKEGLTYVGADEKIRVAGFMNAITSKYLTRDFNKCLPKTLKEALGRAEAHIRGEEAIDIKEQRKRVPSWRSNSPNRKRSNYGSYDKRSRSSDPRRSEGWNPPSREKNVNFTGLTKTPQDFLDT; encoded by the coding sequence ATGCCATCCCACATTAGAACGTATGACGGAACTGAAGATCCCGAAGACCACCTCCAAATCTTTACTGGTGCTGCAAGGATTGAAAAGTGGTCTAGTGCCGAATGCTGCCttatgttcatgcaaacccttgtaGGGTCTTCCCGGATTTGGTTCAATGACCTACCTGGTGGAAGCATTCAAACCTTTGACGACTTGGGTAAATGTTTCTTGGCTAACTTTTCGCAGCAACGGAGGTACGTCAAGGATGCAACAGTGATTTTCCAAATCAAGCAAAGGGATGATGAAATCCTTAGAGATTTCATCGAAAGATACAAGAAAGAAGGGTTAACATACGTAGGTGCTGATGAGAAGATAAGGGTGGCAGGCTTCATGAACGCTATCACCTCCAAGTACCTCACTCGAGACTTTAACAAATGTCTACCCAAGACCCTCAAGGAGGCCCTTGGGAGGGCTGAAGCTCACATCCGGGGGGAGGAAGCCATTGATATCAAGGAACAAAGAAAAAGGGTTCCCAGTTGGAGGAGTAATAGCCCCAATAGGAAAAGAAGCAACTATGGTTCCTATGACAAACGTTCCAGAAGCTCAGATCCGAGAAGGTCTGAAGGCTGGAACCCTCCAAGCAGGGAAAAGAATGTGAACTTCACAGGCTTAACCAAAACCCCACAAGATTTCCTTGACACTTAA